Proteins encoded within one genomic window of Aquarana catesbeiana isolate 2022-GZ linkage group LG03, ASM4218655v1, whole genome shotgun sequence:
- the LOC141131400 gene encoding transient receptor potential cation channel subfamily M member 7-like isoform X2, with amino-acid sequence MIPSSREPHRCIPGCQICHQLVRCCCGRLIKEHSFYRSNAGGNPSGDMPGSEVWTAENHTVKSSTDAYGTIDFQGGSQTSKAKYVRLSSDSKVEDILHLMVEEWRMQLPKLIISVHGGKQKFDLHPHIKEALSRGLVKVATTTGSWIFTEGLNDGVAEHIGDALQENSSYLNQKVCTVGIAPWGVVEGRQDLIGRNIVVPYQALLTPLSKLHVLNSLHSHFILVDDGTVGRHGAEVSIRKDLESRICLQQIHSRTGKRIPIVALILEGGPSTILRVFEYLQQNPPVPVVVCEGSGRAADLLAYVYKHTESQG; translated from the exons ATGTATTCCTGGATGTCAGATTTGCCACCAGCTTGTGCG GTGCTGTTGTGGCCGGCTAATAAAAGAACACAGCTTCtataggagcaatgctggaggaaaCCCTTCTGGGGACATGCCAGGGTCAGAGGTTTGGACAGCGGAAAATCACACAGTGAAAAGTTCTACAGATGCTTATGGAACCATTGACTTTCAAGGAGGTTCACAGACTAGCAAAGCCAAg tatgTCAGACTATCAAGTGACAGTAAGGTTGAAGATATACTTCATCTTATGGTTGAGGAGTGGAGGATGCAGCTACCAAAACTTATTATCTCTGTACATGGTGGGAAGCAAAAATTTGACCTCCATCCTCATATAAAGGAGGCTCTTTCTAGAGGATTAGTGAAAGTGGCCACAACCACAGGATCTTGGATCTTTACGGAAGGACTGAATGATG GTGTTGCTGAACACATCGGAGATGCCTTACAGGAGAATTCATCCTACCTAAATCAGAAGGTCTGCACTGTTGGAATAGCTCCATGGGGTGTAGTTGAAGGTAGACAGGATCTTATTGGAAGAAAT ATTGTAGTACCATACCAAGCTCTGCTGACCCCACTTAGCAAACTTCATGTCCTGAATAGCCTCCATTCTCACTTCATTCTTGTGGACGATGGAACAGTTGGGCGACATGGAGCAGAAGTTTCAATACGAAAAGATTTAGAGAGTAGAATCTGTCTGCAGCAAATCCATTCAA gaacTGGCAAGCGAATACCTATTGTGGCTCTAATACTAGAAGGTGGACCCAGTACTATCCTGAGAGTGTTTGAGTATCTTCAGCAAAACCCTCCAGTGCCAGTGGTGGTTTGTGAAGGAAGTGGCAGAGCCGCAGATCTCTTGGCATATGTATATAAACATACAGAGAGCCAGGGGTAA